One genomic region from Nocardia vinacea encodes:
- a CDS encoding reverse transcriptase/maturase family protein, with product MQSAETVLGVLSERGSKGLPLDELYRQLFNPQLYLLAYGRIYANKGAMTPGVTAETVDGMSLNRIDRIIDAVRHERYRFSPARRVWIPKRNGKLRPLGLPTWSDKLLGEVIRLLLETYYEPQFSGRSHGFRPGRGCHTALSEVADTWTGTTWFVEGDVADCFGSLDHQVLLAILAEKIHDNRFLRLMRNMLEAGYLEEWTWNATLSGAPQGGVVSPILCNIYLHKLDEFVERTLIPEYTRGTRRMRNAEYERIRHRLARARKRGDRDTVRQLRAQQARLPSVDCRDPGYRRLRYLRYADNVLLGFAGPKHEAEEIKKATDQIHARQTPPGPVTGEDADHPRAHQRGVSSDTRSLPRPAPAAAKPPRAPYDCGCRSR from the coding sequence ATGCAGAGCGCCGAAACGGTGTTGGGTGTCCTGAGTGAGCGCGGCAGCAAGGGGCTGCCGCTGGATGAGTTGTATCGGCAACTGTTCAATCCGCAGTTGTATCTGCTGGCCTACGGACGCATCTATGCCAACAAGGGAGCGATGACGCCCGGGGTCACCGCAGAGACCGTGGACGGCATGTCGCTGAACCGGATCGACCGCATCATCGATGCGGTGCGCCATGAGCGCTACCGGTTCAGCCCCGCGCGGCGGGTCTGGATTCCCAAACGCAATGGGAAGCTGCGCCCTCTGGGACTGCCGACCTGGTCGGACAAGCTGCTCGGTGAGGTGATCCGGCTGCTGCTGGAAACCTATTACGAGCCGCAATTTTCCGGCCGTTCCCACGGGTTCCGGCCTGGCCGGGGCTGCCACACCGCTTTGAGCGAGGTGGCCGACACCTGGACCGGGACAACCTGGTTCGTCGAAGGCGATGTCGCCGACTGCTTCGGATCGCTGGATCATCAAGTGCTCCTGGCGATTCTGGCGGAAAAGATCCACGACAACCGGTTCCTGCGGCTGATGCGAAACATGCTCGAGGCCGGATACCTCGAGGAATGGACATGGAACGCCACCTTGTCGGGTGCACCGCAAGGGGGCGTGGTTTCGCCGATCTTGTGCAACATCTATCTGCATAAACTCGACGAATTCGTCGAGCGCACGCTCATCCCTGAATACACAAGGGGGACAAGGCGAATGCGCAACGCCGAATACGAGCGGATCCGTCATCGGCTGGCGCGGGCCCGCAAACGTGGTGACCGAGACACAGTGCGGCAGTTACGCGCACAGCAGGCTCGCCTGCCCAGCGTCGACTGCCGAGATCCCGGCTACCGCCGACTGCGATACCTCCGCTACGCCGACAACGTGCTACTCGGATTCGCCGGACCGAAACACGAGGCCGAGGAAATCAAAAAAGCGACTGACCAGATTCATGCGCGACAAACTCCGCCTGGACCTGTCACAGGAGAAGACGCTGATCACCCACGCGCGCACCAGCGCGGCGTTTCCTCGGATACGAGATCACTACCCAGACCGGCACCGGCGGCCGCAAAACCGCCGAGGGCGCCATACGACTGCGGGTGCCGCTCCCGGTGA
- a CDS encoding NAD(P)-dependent alcohol dehydrogenase produces the protein MRAVVYDRYGGPEVLSIAEVPAPSPGPKQVLVQVHATSINLSDWETLRGTPLYSRIGGLRAPRRPVLGSDIAGRVEVVGSEVTLFAPGDEVYGDNLMLKGGFAEYAVVPESALAHKPASLSFAEASTLPQAGAIALQGTAGIAAGMSVLINGAGGGSGAFAIQLAKSAGAHVTGVDNAAKLAFMRTLGADEVIDYRAEDFTRTGPYDRVLDLVAHRSVFAYRRSVARGGRYRCVGGTTRALLRLTTVGVVAGMVTGRGLGVLAVKEGPAYFTPLAESCVAGRIGIHIDRSFPLDETANALAHVGAGRALGKVVVEIR, from the coding sequence ATGAGGGCCGTCGTGTACGACCGCTACGGCGGCCCCGAGGTGCTGTCGATCGCGGAGGTCCCAGCGCCTTCTCCAGGGCCGAAACAGGTGCTCGTCCAGGTACACGCGACGTCGATCAACCTCTCCGACTGGGAGACACTGCGGGGGACGCCGCTGTATTCACGCATCGGCGGGCTCCGGGCACCTAGGCGCCCGGTTCTCGGATCCGATATCGCCGGACGGGTCGAAGTCGTCGGCTCCGAGGTCACACTGTTCGCACCGGGTGACGAGGTCTACGGCGACAATCTCATGCTCAAGGGTGGGTTCGCGGAATATGCCGTGGTTCCTGAATCGGCGCTGGCTCACAAACCGGCGTCGCTGAGCTTCGCCGAGGCGTCGACGCTGCCACAGGCGGGGGCGATAGCACTGCAGGGCACGGCCGGCATCGCAGCCGGTATGTCGGTGTTGATCAACGGAGCGGGCGGCGGGTCCGGAGCGTTTGCGATCCAGTTGGCCAAGAGTGCCGGGGCTCATGTGACCGGGGTGGACAACGCCGCCAAACTGGCGTTCATGCGCACGCTCGGCGCTGACGAGGTCATCGACTATCGAGCTGAGGACTTCACCCGAACCGGACCGTACGACCGGGTGCTCGACCTCGTTGCCCACCGGTCGGTCTTCGCCTATCGCAGGTCGGTCGCGCGTGGCGGCCGGTACCGCTGCGTCGGCGGCACCACGCGCGCGTTGCTGCGGTTGACGACGGTCGGAGTGGTCGCCGGAATGGTGACCGGTCGCGGGCTCGGGGTCCTCGCGGTGAAGGAAGGGCCTGCGTACTTCACACCCCTCGCGGAGTCGTGTGTCGCGGGACGGATCGGTATCCACATCGACCGCAGTTTCCCCCTCGACGAGACCGCGAACGCGCTGGCCCACGTCGGTGCGGGACGCGCCCTGGGCAAAGTGGTGGTCGAGATCCGCTGA
- a CDS encoding FAD-dependent oxidoreductase: protein MIPELISAYHSIIGLGVVVLCCGGGRADLESPVNQQVWSGFGRRHLLCGLAASGAAAVMSGAPHAAARSVGRTVAVFGGGVAGLTVAHELVERGYDVTVYEPVSVGGKARSIDVPGTDASFWPDSGPHRSVDEARITAESRVPSPITWQSGESLP, encoded by the coding sequence ATGATCCCAGAGCTGATCAGCGCCTACCACTCGATAATCGGGCTGGGCGTCGTAGTACTGTGCTGCGGTGGTGGCCGTGCGGATCTGGAATCTCCTGTGAACCAACAGGTTTGGAGTGGGTTTGGTAGGCGCCACTTGCTGTGCGGACTGGCAGCAAGTGGAGCAGCAGCAGTGATGTCAGGTGCTCCGCACGCGGCGGCGCGGTCGGTGGGGCGCACGGTCGCGGTGTTCGGTGGAGGGGTCGCCGGGTTGACCGTGGCGCACGAGCTGGTCGAGCGTGGATACGACGTGACGGTATACGAGCCAGTGTCGGTCGGTGGCAAGGCTCGCAGCATCGATGTGCCCGGGACCGATGCGTCATTCTGGCCTGATTCCGGACCGCACCGTTCGGTTGATGAGGCGCGGATCACGGCAGAATCGAGGGTGCCCTCTCCGATCACTTGGCAGTCTGGTGAATCACTTCCATGA
- a CDS encoding nicotinamidase, translated as MSTALIIVDVQNDFCEGGSVPVTGGAALAERISRYLHASDYAAITATRDYHIDPGAHFSDNPDFVDSWPPHCRIDTPGAEFHPNLDTAPIDEVFFKGAYAAAYSGFQGATKDGTALADWLRTKGIDTVDVCGIATDHCVRATALDARTAGFDTRVLVNLSAGVSPASIERALGELQAAGVEIVANTDS; from the coding sequence ATGAGCACAGCTCTGATCATCGTCGACGTACAGAACGACTTCTGCGAGGGCGGTTCGGTGCCCGTCACGGGTGGAGCCGCGCTGGCCGAACGGATCAGCCGATATCTACACGCCAGCGATTATGCCGCGATCACCGCCACCCGCGACTACCACATCGACCCCGGTGCACACTTCTCCGACAACCCGGACTTCGTCGACTCGTGGCCGCCGCATTGCCGGATCGACACTCCTGGCGCCGAGTTCCATCCGAACTTGGACACCGCGCCGATCGACGAGGTCTTTTTCAAAGGCGCCTACGCCGCCGCCTACTCCGGATTCCAGGGCGCCACCAAGGACGGTACGGCCCTCGCGGACTGGTTGCGCACCAAGGGCATCGACACGGTCGACGTCTGCGGCATCGCCACCGACCACTGCGTTCGCGCCACGGCCCTGGATGCCCGCACCGCCGGGTTCGACACCCGAGTACTCGTGAACCTGTCCGCAGGCGTTTCCCCCGCAAGCATCGAACGGGCCCTGGGCGAACTCCAGGCCGCGGGCGTGGAAATCGTCGCAAACACCGACAGTTGA
- a CDS encoding IS110 family transposase, which yields MTSILDELQLTELVTSITGLSAVGAAAILAETGDPARFPSARAVVKHAGLAPREKKSGAFTGRARLTGQGRPGLRLAAWRGVWGTQRANPVYAARYQHLTTRETNPLTPTQAQAVIAAAILRQLHAVVTTGQPWNPHIATHGTIKASTISTAA from the coding sequence ATGACCAGCATCCTCGATGAACTCCAGCTCACCGAGCTGGTCACCTCCATCACCGGACTGTCCGCTGTCGGTGCCGCGGCGATCCTGGCCGAAACTGGTGACCCGGCCCGGTTCCCGTCCGCCCGCGCCGTGGTCAAACACGCCGGTCTCGCACCCCGGGAGAAGAAGTCCGGTGCCTTCACCGGCCGCGCCCGGCTCACCGGCCAAGGCCGTCCCGGGCTGCGGCTGGCCGCCTGGCGAGGCGTGTGGGGCACCCAACGCGCCAACCCGGTCTATGCCGCCCGCTACCAGCATCTGACCACCCGAGAAACCAACCCGCTCACTCCCACCCAGGCTCAGGCCGTGATCGCCGCGGCGATCCTGCGCCAGCTACATGCAGTCGTCACCACTGGGCAACCCTGGAACCCGCACATCGCCACCCACGGCACGATCAAGGCATCCACGATCTCGACAGCCGCCTGA
- a CDS encoding IS110 family transposase — protein MCVQPVMTAWSRRAEDLTTDKTDEKDAVLIARLTAQLRCYAPEPVDETWGRLRHLGARREQLLVDMVAQVQQIRALLECVWPAALDAAQQPFKSRTWMAALRVICGRDGGDFARTRRLGRDRLERLVRGEVTRGGAKRPCFRITGKLYAALDDPAGVFAHRRGALERVHLLLEDWERASGAWPTPRPA, from the coding sequence GTGTGCGTGCAACCGGTGATGACCGCCTGGTCACGCCGGGCCGAGGACCTCACCACGGACAAGACCGACGAGAAAGACGCGGTGCTGATCGCCCGACTGACCGCACAGCTGCGCTGCTATGCACCCGAACCCGTGGATGAAACCTGGGGCCGGTTGCGGCATCTGGGTGCCCGCCGCGAGCAACTGCTGGTGGACATGGTCGCCCAGGTCCAGCAGATCCGAGCCCTGCTCGAGTGCGTGTGGCCGGCCGCGCTCGATGCCGCCCAGCAGCCATTCAAATCCCGGACCTGGATGGCGGCGTTGCGGGTGATCTGCGGTCGCGACGGCGGCGATTTCGCCCGCACTCGCCGGTTGGGCCGAGACCGGCTCGAGCGTCTCGTCCGTGGCGAGGTCACCCGCGGCGGTGCGAAGCGACCGTGCTTTCGGATTACCGGGAAACTCTATGCGGCACTGGATGATCCGGCCGGAGTGTTCGCGCACCGGCGCGGCGCGCTGGAACGGGTGCACCTGCTGCTGGAGGACTGGGAGAGAGCAAGCGGCGCTTGGCCGACACCGAGACCCGCATGA
- a CDS encoding tyrosine-type recombinase/integrase — protein sequence MQETRRFKPSTVARRTAVVTGFYRTCVIDGVTDHSPAEYVRRPRVSNESPTLGLSHLQFEALLTAARDSANQFDFALVAMLGLLGLRIFETCKSDAEDIGEEHGHRVLRVVGKGSKLVLIPLPPAVGRAIDRATGDRDHGPILLNTRGRRMDRHCATRRLRRLAQDSAMRLPRMHPHMLRHTFVTTMLDAGVDLRDVQIAARHADPRTTMRYDRARTNLDRHPNYILAAYMASGT from the coding sequence ATGCAGGAAACCCGCCGATTCAAACCCTCCACCGTTGCCCGCCGCACCGCGGTAGTGACCGGGTTCTACCGCACCTGCGTCATCGACGGCGTCACGGACCACTCACCGGCCGAGTACGTCCGCCGACCCCGAGTCTCGAACGAATCACCGACACTGGGGCTTTCGCACCTACAGTTCGAAGCACTGCTCACCGCGGCGCGCGATTCCGCCAACCAATTCGACTTCGCACTCGTCGCGATGCTCGGACTGCTCGGGTTGCGGATCTTCGAGACCTGCAAGTCCGACGCCGAGGACATCGGCGAGGAACACGGCCACCGTGTACTGCGCGTAGTCGGTAAGGGTTCGAAGCTCGTTCTGATCCCGTTGCCGCCAGCGGTCGGACGAGCGATCGACCGCGCCACCGGTGACCGCGACCACGGACCGATCCTGCTCAATACTCGAGGAAGGCGCATGGATCGGCATTGCGCCACACGACGACTGCGCCGCCTGGCCCAGGATTCGGCGATGCGGCTACCCCGCATGCACCCGCACATGCTGCGCCACACCTTCGTCACCACCATGCTCGATGCCGGAGTCGACCTACGAGACGTCCAGATCGCTGCCCGCCACGCTGACCCTCGCACTACCATGCGCTATGACCGTGCCCGAACCAATCTCGACCGCCACCCGAATTACATCCTCGCCGCCTACATGGCCTCGGGCACATAA
- a CDS encoding WXG100 family type VII secretion target, with translation MTTGDPSLNVVPDEVKAIGKFAYNIAEQLKSGSTSLDREVQALFGTWRGSAADAYRTGWDEMQDGALKMWDSLTDLAEKLGVTAATYQDRDSTNASSYNSLQLD, from the coding sequence ATGACCACAGGTGATCCGTCGCTGAACGTGGTGCCGGACGAAGTCAAGGCCATCGGCAAGTTCGCGTATAACATTGCAGAGCAACTGAAGTCGGGCTCCACGTCGTTGGACCGGGAGGTTCAGGCGCTGTTCGGTACTTGGAGGGGCAGTGCGGCCGATGCCTATCGCACCGGCTGGGACGAGATGCAGGACGGCGCGCTGAAGATGTGGGACTCGCTCACCGACCTGGCGGAGAAGCTCGGCGTCACCGCGGCGACGTACCAGGACCGGGACAGCACGAACGCATCGTCGTACAACTCGCTGCAGTTGGACTGA
- a CDS encoding WXG100 family type VII secretion target → MSSEFEFDLDHLDNVTARARGFKEFVSDNLDQLESKVQGLIQSGQWTGTAATAYAEEHQEWMTAARELVEGLEQMQRAAQTAHSSYSEASELNLRMARG, encoded by the coding sequence ATGTCCTCGGAATTCGAGTTCGACCTCGACCACCTCGACAATGTGACGGCGCGTGCCCGTGGCTTCAAGGAGTTCGTTTCCGACAATCTGGATCAACTCGAAAGCAAAGTGCAGGGCCTAATACAGAGCGGGCAGTGGACAGGTACAGCTGCGACAGCCTACGCCGAGGAACACCAGGAATGGATGACGGCAGCACGCGAACTGGTCGAAGGGCTGGAGCAGATGCAGCGGGCGGCGCAGACGGCACATTCTTCGTATTCCGAAGCGTCAGAATTGAATCTGCGAATGGCAAGGGGATGA
- a CDS encoding polymorphic toxin type 33 domain-containing protein, which translates to MVGVAPQTYYSAADECYAISKAFQDVYNPLQKVLLTTGGMAGGYQAIKAWASGYDERVGAFTLFATNFARALQRLGDVLTAAGYNWACGEYKANRSPNKDDRPTLPRALPTELPYGAGSVIGVASAHANSRGLESEFPGLYEKVVAQVASGEIPDSDTDKFDRVAKAWKTFASHTSVFGAQTRLRLVAEGLEQTYSSDAPEDIPYLVDHLRTLATSAGDIELASSDFAASTEKLSAALSTMRTDINTQFTAVVVSASVVIAVSAVVIRNPQSVTLEGVALETAAAAIARAVGTFLGGLSGIGFSTGVLATGGLLTIAGLGVLITSIDDSAEGEPEWDQTEERTRNPAQDKPLTNRDIRELKARGHDPHDIKPDPPSRYDLYKDGKGNVYYKRKGGAGAGESTGIRLR; encoded by the coding sequence GTGGTAGGCGTCGCGCCGCAAACCTACTACAGTGCCGCCGACGAATGTTATGCCATATCCAAGGCATTCCAGGATGTGTACAACCCCCTGCAAAAGGTCCTGCTTACCACGGGCGGGATGGCGGGTGGTTATCAAGCGATCAAGGCCTGGGCGTCAGGATACGATGAGCGGGTCGGTGCGTTCACCCTGTTTGCAACGAATTTTGCCCGCGCTTTGCAGCGACTCGGGGACGTGCTGACGGCCGCTGGTTACAATTGGGCCTGCGGCGAGTATAAGGCAAATCGGAGCCCAAACAAGGATGACAGGCCGACGCTTCCGAGGGCGCTTCCCACGGAGTTGCCATACGGCGCTGGCTCGGTGATCGGCGTCGCCTCGGCACACGCGAATAGTCGCGGGCTCGAATCAGAGTTTCCCGGCTTGTACGAAAAAGTGGTTGCTCAGGTCGCAAGTGGCGAGATCCCCGACAGCGACACTGACAAGTTCGACAGGGTAGCGAAGGCGTGGAAAACCTTTGCCTCTCACACCAGCGTATTCGGCGCGCAGACCCGCTTGCGATTGGTAGCCGAAGGCCTGGAACAAACATATTCTTCCGACGCTCCGGAGGATATCCCATATCTGGTAGACCACCTGCGCACTCTCGCGACCAGTGCAGGCGATATCGAGTTGGCCTCCTCTGATTTCGCCGCATCGACCGAGAAACTATCTGCTGCATTATCGACGATGCGGACGGATATCAATACCCAGTTTACGGCTGTCGTTGTAAGTGCATCTGTAGTCATCGCGGTCTCAGCAGTGGTAATCCGCAATCCCCAGTCGGTGACGTTGGAAGGAGTGGCTCTCGAAACGGCCGCCGCCGCGATCGCCAGGGCAGTCGGAACTTTTTTGGGAGGGTTGTCAGGAATCGGTTTTTCGACTGGGGTGCTCGCGACCGGTGGATTGCTTACCATCGCAGGTCTTGGAGTCCTGATAACATCGATCGATGACTCCGCCGAAGGCGAGCCGGAATGGGATCAAACCGAGGAACGGACGCGAAACCCTGCGCAGGACAAACCCCTGACCAATAGGGACATAAGGGAACTCAAGGCTCGCGGTCATGACCCACACGATATAAAGCCAGACCCTCCGTCCCGATACGATCTATACAAAGATGGAAAGGGAAATGTGTATTATAAGCGAAAAGGCGGGGCGGGTGCAGGAGAATCGACGGGGATCAGATTGCGATGA
- a CDS encoding DUF4279 domain-containing protein: protein MTAEELSEVTVSLKLTGTFDPDEVTAALGLAPFNYWRAGQQGAAPKLRRSSDGWVVRLEVSFGEVGEQVDRAVEKLAQVSTRLGHVLSNQGVTGCLTVAVDAGEEIWPTITLSAATLAFLASLGLSLDIDVI from the coding sequence ATGACTGCTGAGGAGCTTTCCGAAGTGACCGTGTCGCTGAAATTGACCGGCACATTCGATCCAGACGAGGTGACCGCGGCGCTAGGACTGGCGCCGTTCAATTACTGGCGGGCGGGGCAACAAGGGGCGGCTCCCAAACTGCGTAGGAGTTCCGATGGCTGGGTTGTCCGACTGGAGGTGTCCTTCGGAGAGGTCGGCGAGCAGGTAGACCGTGCCGTTGAGAAACTTGCGCAAGTTTCCACGCGGTTGGGTCACGTTCTCTCGAATCAGGGAGTAACCGGGTGCCTGACCGTTGCTGTGGATGCCGGCGAGGAGATTTGGCCAACCATCACGTTATCGGCAGCGACGCTGGCGTTTCTGGCGTCATTAGGGTTGTCACTCGATATCGATGTCATCTAG
- a CDS encoding NmrA/HSCARG family protein, translating into MSDIVLVTGATGTQGGATARALLAAGWRVRALVRDPDTAGARVLAEAGAELAPGDMGDRTTLDTAAAGVHGVFSVQPTVGYPGTPPGFTVADELRLGRNVADAAAAAGVAHFVYASVGAADADHGIRRWQSKAELERYSTRLGLPTTALRPVRFMENQLDPRFGLREGVLTDVIHPDVPVQLIAGTDIGVFAARAFTHPDEYIGAAVELAGDELTMTEITEAMSRSLGQPIEYRAIPREALSDKDPDALAGYRFANHGGGWNADIVSLRRCHPELLDFTTWLEREGAWQYSAHTARP; encoded by the coding sequence ATGTCGGACATCGTGTTGGTTACCGGAGCGACGGGCACCCAGGGCGGCGCAACGGCTCGTGCACTGCTGGCGGCGGGTTGGCGGGTGCGTGCGCTGGTGCGTGACCCGGACACGGCCGGTGCTCGGGTGTTGGCAGAGGCGGGTGCGGAACTGGCGCCTGGCGATATGGGCGACCGAACCACGCTGGATACGGCGGCGGCGGGTGTTCACGGGGTGTTCAGCGTGCAACCGACCGTGGGATACCCTGGCACACCTCCCGGCTTCACCGTCGCCGATGAACTGAGGCTCGGCCGCAATGTCGCGGATGCAGCCGCGGCAGCGGGTGTTGCTCACTTCGTTTACGCCTCGGTCGGCGCTGCGGACGCCGATCACGGCATTCGCCGCTGGCAGAGCAAGGCGGAGTTGGAGAGATACTCGACTCGGCTCGGCCTGCCGACCACCGCATTACGCCCGGTGCGCTTCATGGAGAACCAGCTCGACCCCCGCTTCGGCTTGCGCGAGGGAGTACTCACCGATGTCATCCATCCGGACGTTCCCGTGCAGCTGATCGCGGGTACCGACATCGGTGTCTTCGCTGCACGGGCTTTCACTCACCCGGACGAATACATCGGAGCCGCAGTGGAACTGGCGGGCGACGAGCTGACCATGACCGAGATCACCGAGGCCATGAGCCGGTCCCTCGGACAACCGATCGAATACCGAGCAATCCCACGAGAAGCATTGTCGGACAAGGACCCCGACGCCCTCGCCGGCTACCGGTTCGCCAACCACGGCGGAGGCTGGAATGCCGACATCGTGTCGCTGCGGCGATGCCATCCGGAACTCCTGGATTTCACCACCTGGCTAGAGCGTGAAGGTGCATGGCAGTACTCCGCTCACACCGCCCGACCCTGA
- a CDS encoding TetR/AcrR family transcriptional regulator: protein MTPAPSRPARADALRNYERLITAATNAFAEHGPQVPLDDIARAAGVGNATLYRHFPTRQALLEAVHHDHIEALVHRAGDLATAHAPAEALRLWLDTVVAQGSATRGLAASLLAVIGTSTESWCRKEIFATATGLLQRAQDAGEIRSGLTAPQLLKLVNAIALATEGDPDRTQQAHTLLDFLFDGLRIQA from the coding sequence ATGACACCAGCCCCGAGTAGACCGGCTCGCGCCGACGCGCTGCGCAATTACGAGCGGCTCATCACCGCCGCCACCAATGCCTTCGCCGAACACGGCCCGCAGGTGCCGCTGGACGACATCGCACGCGCCGCCGGGGTCGGCAATGCCACGCTCTACCGCCATTTCCCGACCAGACAGGCACTACTGGAAGCGGTCCACCACGACCACATAGAGGCACTGGTCCACCGAGCCGGCGACTTGGCCACGGCACACGCCCCCGCCGAGGCGCTCAGGTTGTGGCTCGACACCGTTGTCGCACAGGGCAGCGCCACCCGCGGCCTGGCGGCCTCGCTGCTCGCAGTCATAGGCACATCGACCGAATCTTGGTGCCGGAAAGAAATATTCGCCACGGCAACCGGCCTTTTGCAGCGCGCTCAGGATGCGGGCGAGATCCGTTCCGGGCTGACCGCACCCCAGTTACTGAAGCTCGTCAACGCGATAGCCCTTGCCACTGAAGGAGATCCGGACCGAACCCAGCAAGCCCATACGCTGCTGGACTTCCTCTTCGACGGCCTTCGCATCCAAGCGTGA
- the arfB gene encoding alternative ribosome rescue aminoacyl-tRNA hydrolase ArfB, which produces MAEDLTVTRVLVIPASELRERFSRSSGPGGQHVNTTDSRVELSFDLANSPSVPEWLRTRMLDRLATRLVNGVLTIAASEQRAQLQNRAAARERLASLLADAAAAPPPVRRATKPSRGAKERRIAAKKRRGVTKRNRRASPDD; this is translated from the coding sequence ATGGCAGAGGACCTGACCGTGACTCGGGTGCTGGTGATACCCGCGTCCGAGTTACGCGAGCGGTTCTCACGGTCGTCCGGTCCCGGAGGGCAGCACGTCAACACCACCGACAGCCGGGTAGAGCTGTCGTTCGACCTCGCCAACTCGCCCTCCGTGCCGGAGTGGCTGCGCACCCGGATGCTCGACCGCCTGGCCACCCGCCTGGTCAACGGGGTGCTCACGATCGCCGCATCGGAGCAACGCGCACAGCTGCAGAACCGCGCGGCCGCCCGCGAACGCCTGGCCTCGTTACTGGCTGACGCCGCTGCCGCACCGCCACCCGTCCGCCGCGCCACCAAGCCCTCGCGCGGAGCAAAGGAACGTCGCATCGCCGCGAAGAAACGGCGCGGCGTCACCAAGCGCAACCGCCGTGCCTCCCCCGACGACTAG
- a CDS encoding tyrosine-type recombinase/integrase produces the protein MVTFSFTIATTLSTCNKQAVRPSMLRHTFVTTMLDAGVDLRDVQIAARHADPRTTMRYDRARTNLDQHPNYILAAYMASGT, from the coding sequence ATGGTGACCTTCTCGTTCACGATAGCGACGACCTTGTCGACGTGTAACAAGCAGGCCGTCCGTCCGTCTATGCTGCGCCACACCTTCGTCACCACCATGCTCGATGCCGGAGTCGACCTCCGCGATGTTCAGATAGCTGCCCGCCACGCCGACCCGCGTACCACGATGCGCTATGACCGTGCTCGGACCAATCTCGACCAGCATCCGAATTACATCCTCGCCGCCTACATGGCCTCGGGCACATGA
- a CDS encoding LysR family transcriptional regulator: MAPDTVSLRYFLVLAQELNFTRAAARIGIAQPALSARMRRLEADLGTALLVRNTRSVVLTTAGAALAESAPPALAALDRAWDTARNAGAGELGTLRIGYSLSTGAETAPALVDRLIRSSPGLEVGAVPMATPEISPAVADGRIDAGITRGEQPGRGVRRFLLRRVRVGVQLAQHHPLAEHPEIEIADAAAYPLRLPDRTANPVVHDQLSALFRGTRPNPRFHTPAVSFDMSQRDLRDGLTLAPAGEAAVTTQTAGLTWRPLQGAPTLTIHLVLPRVQSPLHRRIRTVAKTLAHELHWLPD, from the coding sequence GTGGCGCCGGATACGGTGAGCCTGCGGTACTTTCTGGTGCTGGCGCAGGAGTTGAACTTCACCCGCGCGGCCGCACGGATCGGTATCGCGCAGCCCGCGCTCAGTGCCCGGATGCGCCGATTGGAGGCGGACCTCGGTACTGCCCTGCTGGTTCGTAACACGCGTAGCGTCGTATTGACCACGGCCGGTGCGGCTTTGGCGGAGTCCGCGCCGCCCGCGTTGGCGGCGCTGGACCGGGCATGGGACACCGCCCGGAATGCGGGGGCCGGTGAACTGGGCACGCTGCGCATCGGATACAGCCTCAGCACGGGGGCCGAGACGGCACCGGCCCTGGTGGACAGGCTCATTCGCAGCAGCCCGGGACTCGAGGTCGGCGCGGTCCCGATGGCGACACCGGAGATCTCCCCCGCGGTCGCCGACGGCCGCATCGATGCGGGGATCACCCGCGGTGAACAGCCGGGTCGTGGCGTGCGCCGGTTCCTGCTGCGGCGTGTGCGCGTCGGGGTCCAATTGGCACAGCATCATCCGCTGGCCGAACACCCGGAGATCGAGATCGCCGATGCGGCCGCGTATCCGCTGCGACTCCCCGACCGTACGGCCAACCCCGTGGTCCACGATCAGCTGTCCGCCCTGTTCCGCGGCACCCGGCCGAACCCCCGATTCCACACGCCCGCAGTCTCTTTCGACATGTCTCAGCGTGACCTACGCGACGGGCTCACCCTCGCCCCGGCCGGTGAAGCCGCGGTCACGACACAAACGGCCGGTCTCACGTGGCGACCGCTGCAGGGCGCACCCACCTTGACCATCCACCTGGTCCTCCCGCGCGTGCAGTCACCACTACACCGCCGCATCCGTACCGTCGCCAAAACCCTGGCACACGAGCTGCACTGGCTGCCGGACTGA